The uncultured Sunxiuqinia sp. genomic sequence GGAAATTTCCTTTCCAGAGGTTAATTCGTTTAGTGTTCTATCCAAGTCATTCACCTTGACTTTCGCCGTATCTTTTGGCGAGTCTACTCCTCTTCCGGTGTAAACCAAACGTCTATTTTCATCAAACACATAAAAATGTGGGGTTCTTAAAGCTCCATATTTTTCGGCAACCTCCTGACTTTCGTCGTGCAAATATACCCACGGAAATTGGTGCTCATTCATCCGCTGAATCATGTGTTCAAAATCATCTTCCTGATACGTTTTTTCACTGTTCGAATTAATTCCAACAAATTGCACACCTTGGTCTTTGTACTTCTCGGCGGCATCCCGGGTTAGTTCATCACTTCCGATTACATACGGGCAATGATTACAGGTGAAAAAAACGACTAAATACTTAGCGGACTTAAAGTTTGTCAGAGAATATTTTTTCCCGTCAGTTGCGGATAAATTAAAATCGATGGCTGTAGCGCCTATTTCAAGAGTAAAACTCATAAATACTGGTTTTTAGCATTAATAATTACCACAGTAACAAATGGCTAACTAAACTTGTTGGATCTTTTTTTCGTTACACTACTAACGCATGTATAAATGGTTGTTGATAGATGTACTTTCAAATTTTATTCGACAAAAAAAAATACATCCCAAATTTGGAAATAAGAGAAAAAAATTTCTATTTTTCAACCGTGAATACCGAACGATGTTTTCATGAATTAAGTTATTAATTATTAGATCTGTAAAATTAAAATGAAATCGAAAAAGAGCTCCAGAAAGATTCAAAATCACACTGACTTTGAGGATACTGAATTTAGGGGCAAATCACCAAAAAGTGTAAAGAAAGATCGAGGCTCAAAACGCCGACTGACTATTTATGATGAATTTGATGATGAAATTGATTTTAATACAACAAACTCTAACGAAGATTTATACGACTAACCAGATACTCTCCCTATAAATAATTAGCTTATTACGTTGAGCTTTTTCCTATTCAGGAAAGCTTTCAGGTTTTCCTCCGCAATGTTGATCATGCGTTGCCGGGCTTCTTTTGTTGCCCAAGCGATATGAGGGGTAATAAAAGCGTTTTTTGCACGAAGCAGCGGATTATCAGTAGTTGGGGGTTCTGTCGAAAGCACATCCAGACCAGCAGCAGCCAAACTTCCTTCATTTAGTGCGTTTGCAAGATCTTGCTCTTCAATTAGAGCGCCTCTCCCGGTATTGATTATTATTGCACTGTGCTTCATTTGAGCAAATAGGTTTTTATTCATAAACTCTCGGTTGTTCTCGGTAAGTGGGCAATTTAAACTCACCACATCCGATTTTTGGAGTAATTCATCAAGCTCACATTGTCGGCAATACGACGCGACATTTTTTTTCTGAGAACGGTTCTGAAATAAAATGGTCATTCCAAATGCATGTCCAATTTCAGCAACTTTTTGCCCGATTCTGCCGAAACCAATAATACCAAGTGTTTTTCCTGCAAGCTCAGTTTGAGGACTTAACCAAAACGAAAAGTCAGGCGAATTAACCCAATCACCATTTTTCACTGAATCGGCATGAAGTTGAACCCGATTAACGATGTTCAGGAGATGAGAAAAAACCAGCTGTGCCACCGAATCTGTGCTATATGCCGGAATGTTGGTCACGGTAATGTTGGCATTGCTGGCAGCTTCCAGATCAACAATATTGTAGCCGGTTGCTAAAATGCCGATGTATTTTAATAACGGGCAAGAATTAATCACATCTTTATTTAAAACTACTTTATTTGTCAAAACAAGCTCAGCACTTCCGATTCGTTCAACAATCTTTTTCGACGAAGTATTATCATAAACCTTAAAATCAGCTAATTCCTCAAATGCTTTCCAGCTCATGTCTCCGGGATTTAACGCATATCCGTCAAGTACAACTATTTTCATTGGAGTTAAATTATTTAAAATTCGAATGAAATTAATTAAAATAGGTGAAGTATTGAAGTAATCCGACTAACGA encodes the following:
- a CDS encoding thioredoxin family protein — its product is MSFTLEIGATAIDFNLSATDGKKYSLTNFKSAKYLVVFFTCNHCPYVIGSDELTRDAAEKYKDQGVQFVGINSNSEKTYQEDDFEHMIQRMNEHQFPWVYLHDESQEVAEKYGALRTPHFYVFDENRRLVYTGRGVDSPKDTAKVKVNDLDRTLNELTSGKEISTPITNPIGCNVKWNGKDKHWMPPEACDLVI
- a CDS encoding D-2-hydroxyacid dehydrogenase; amino-acid sequence: MKIVVLDGYALNPGDMSWKAFEELADFKVYDNTSSKKIVERIGSAELVLTNKVVLNKDVINSCPLLKYIGILATGYNIVDLEAASNANITVTNIPAYSTDSVAQLVFSHLLNIVNRVQLHADSVKNGDWVNSPDFSFWLSPQTELAGKTLGIIGFGRIGQKVAEIGHAFGMTILFQNRSQKKNVASYCRQCELDELLQKSDVVSLNCPLTENNREFMNKNLFAQMKHSAIIINTGRGALIEEQDLANALNEGSLAAAGLDVLSTEPPTTDNPLLRAKNAFITPHIAWATKEARQRMINIAEENLKAFLNRKKLNVIS